A single window of Gossypium arboreum isolate Shixiya-1 chromosome 13, ASM2569848v2, whole genome shotgun sequence DNA harbors:
- the LOC108462336 gene encoding MADS-box transcription factor 23-like — translation MGRGKIEIKKIEKSSSRQVTFSKRRNGLLKKAKELAILCDAEVGLIIFSSTSKLHHFASSSMKSVIERYNKYEEEYHHQLLDPASELKFWKKEVASLRQQQNDLQEYQRQLMGKEKELSGLSFKDLQGLENQLEMSLKRVRMRKDQILTNQIDELKRKGHHIHQENLKVHKKLDLICHENTELQKKVVNGNGTEEANESSKSLSHSYGFNNGYDYLQAPVVDLRLSQPQQLPDAYTSKSKTR, via the exons ATGGGAAGAGGGAAAATAGAGATAAAAAAGATAGAGAAATCATCAAGCAGACAAGTGACCTTCTCAAAGAGAAGAAATGGATTATTGAAGAAAGCTAAAGAGTTAGCCATCCTTTGCGATGCTGAAGTTGGGTTGATTATCTTCTCCAGCACCTCCAAGCTTCATCATTTTGCCAGCTCTAG CATGAAATCTGTCATAGAACGTTACAACAAGTATGAagaggaatatcatcatcaactaCTTGATCCTGCttctgaattaaag TTTTGGAAGAAGGAGGTAGCAAGCCTGAGGCAACAACAAAATGACTTGCAAGAATACCAAAG GCAGTTGATGGGGAAAGAGAAAGAGCTATCTGGTTTAAGCTTCAAAGATCTACAGGGCCTAGAAAACCAGCTTGAAATGAGTTTGAAAAGGGTACGCATGAGAAAG GACCAAATTCTGACAAATCAAATCGATGAGCTAAAGCGCAAG GGACACCACATTCATCAAGAGAATCTAAAAGTACACAAGAAGCTAGACCTTATTTGCCATGAAAATACTGAACTTCAAAAGAAGGTa GTTAATGGAAATGGAACAGAAGAAGCAAATGAAAGCAGCAAAAGCTTATCCCACAGTTATGGTTTCAACAATGGATATGATTATTTGCAAGCACCTGTTGTTGATCTCCGGTTAAGCCAGCCTCAACAACTTCCCGACGCTTATACATCAAAATCGAAAACTAGgtaa